GCTCGTCCGGCGGACACCACGGGGGGCACTCCTGCGGCGGCGGTTCGTCCTGCGGAGGCGGGTCGTCCTGCGGCGGGGGTGGAGGAGGAGGTGGCTGCGGCGGAGGCAGCTGACCTAGGTCGGCCGCGCTCCCGACGGGGGAGTCGCAACCACCGAACGCGGGGTCCGCACCTGGGGCGGGCCCCGCGTTTCCGTGCCGGCCGGAGGTCCTGGGTTCCCGTCCGGCGGATGCGTCGAATGTCTGTCGGGCAACTCGGAGTGCGTACCGGCAACTTCGCATGCCTGTAGGGCAACTGCCGCCGAGGAGTGACGGACCAGGGCGTGACTCCGGCAACTGCGCGCGTCAAACAGGTACTTCGTCCCGGCTCCGGGCGTGAGCCACGGCGCACCGGCGCACGCCTCCCTGGCATCGGCGCACGCCATGGTTGAACAGTTGAGCTGTGGAGCCCTCTGAGGGATGGAAACCCTACGAACTTGGGTAAAGACGCTGTTGCGGCGCCACAGTTCATGATTCCCTCTAAAACACCAACGCAGCCTCTCGGACGTTCTGCGGACACCTTCCCGAAACCGGCCGACCGGTTTACCCCGGGCCGAATCCCCCGGTGCGACCGGGGTGCAGCGGACCCATCTCCCTTTCCTTGTGTGCTTGCGGAGCCGATCCATGCTCACGACCCTGAACACCTCCTACACCGACACGCGTGCGGCCGATCTCGCCTGGGCCCTGGGGCGCGAGCCGCTGCCCGCACTGGCCACCCTCGACCTCGAACTGGCGGGCAGCAGCCTTCAGTTGCGACTGCTCGGCGCGTCCCACCAGGTCCTGCTGGAGGAGGAGAGGGGCGTCTGCTCGGAGACGGTGGCGTGCATTCCGGGCAGCAGCATGCCGCTTCCGCTCGGCGTCGCCACGCGGGTGGGCGACTGGGAGTACGAGTTCGCGGCCCGGGTCGAGGTCCTCTCGCCTGGCTCCTTCGCTGGTCGCGCCCAGGAGTTGCTGGCCCTCGTCTCCGACCATCCGCACGGCCTGGCCGGCGTCTTCCCCGGCAGCCCGCACGCCTTCACGGCACTGCTGGCCCAGCACCACGAGGGACAGGTGCACTGGCGGACCTGGCACGCGTACCCGCAGGACGGACAGTTGGTGGCGACCCGCACGAAGGTGGGCGTACGGGTGCGGGAGTCGGCCGCTGCCGCCAACTGAATCTCTCCGGCACCTCACTCACTCGGCGAACCGGAGCTCATACCGTCATCGCGCCTCTGTAAAGCAGCATCACACGTGTGGGTGACGAACCGCAGTGGAGGAGTGACGTAACGTCGCAGCGTGATCGAGCCGCACGCGCCCGCCCCGCCCGGTTCCCCGCCGCCCTGGAGCGCCCCGGGCGGCCCCGGCGGCCCGGCGCGACTGCCCGTCCGGCCGGGCACCGGGCGGTTCCTGGTCCTCGCGGGCGTGTTCGTCTGCGCGGCCTGCGGACTGGTGTACGAACTGGAACTCGTCGCTCTGGCCTCGTACTTGATGGTCGACTCCGTCACCCAGGCGTCCGTCGTGCTGTCCGTCATGGTCTTCGCGATGGGCATCGGCTCCCTCGCCGCGAAGCGGCTGCGCGGGCTCGCCGCGGCCGGCTTCGGCGCGGTCGAGGCGACCCTCGCCCTCGTCGGCGGGTGCAGCGCGATGGCCTTGTACGCGGTCTTCGCCTGGACCGGCGACTGGGGCGGGATGTGGGCCAGCGGGCCGCGCTGTCTCCTGGTCGCCTTCTCCCTCGCGACCGGGCTGCTCATCGGCGCCGAGGTCCCGCTGCTGATGGAGCTGATCCAGCGCATCCGCCGCCAGGACCCGGGCGGCGCGGTGGCCGACCTGTTCGCCGCGGACTACGTCGGTGCGCTCGTCGGCGGACTCGCCTTCCCCTTCCTGCTGCTGCCGTTCCTCGGCCAGATGACCGGCACGCTGATCACCGGCGCCGTCAACGCGGTCGTCGGGGGCGCGCTGGTGCTCGGCCTGTTCCGCCGGGACCTGACCCGGCGCGCCCGCTGGCTGCTGCTGCTCGCCAACGCGCTCGTGCTGGCGATCCTCGCCTCGGCCGCCGTCCTCGTCGACGATTTCGAACGGGCCGCGCGGCAGGCGGTGTACGGCGGGGACGTACGGGTGGCGCTCCAGACCGGCGTGCAGGAGGTGGTCCTCGCCGGGGGCACGCACGGGCGCCCCCTCGACCTGTTCCTCGACGGCCGGCTGCGGGTCAGCGGGCGCGACGAACTGCGCTACCACGAGGCCCTCGTCCACCCGGCCATGACCGGACCGCACGCGCGCGTGCTGATCCTCGGCGGCGGTGACGGACTGGCGGCCCGCGAGGTGCTGCGGCATCCCGGGGTGGACCGGGTCGACGTCGTCGAACTCGACGAGGAGGTGGTGCGGCTGGCCCGCACCGACTCGGCCCTGTCGGCGCTGAACAAGCACGCGTTCGGCGACCCGCGCGTGCGCGTGACGACGCAGGACGCGTTCGG
The genomic region above belongs to Streptomyces coeruleorubidus and contains:
- a CDS encoding DUF2617 family protein, with translation MLTTLNTSYTDTRAADLAWALGREPLPALATLDLELAGSSLQLRLLGASHQVLLEEERGVCSETVACIPGSSMPLPLGVATRVGDWEYEFAARVEVLSPGSFAGRAQELLALVSDHPHGLAGVFPGSPHAFTALLAQHHEGQVHWRTWHAYPQDGQLVATRTKVGVRVRESAAAAN
- a CDS encoding polyamine aminopropyltransferase; the protein is MIEPHAPAPPGSPPPWSAPGGPGGPARLPVRPGTGRFLVLAGVFVCAACGLVYELELVALASYLMVDSVTQASVVLSVMVFAMGIGSLAAKRLRGLAAAGFGAVEATLALVGGCSAMALYAVFAWTGDWGGMWASGPRCLLVAFSLATGLLIGAEVPLLMELIQRIRRQDPGGAVADLFAADYVGALVGGLAFPFLLLPFLGQMTGTLITGAVNAVVGGALVLGLFRRDLTRRARWLLLLANALVLAILASAAVLVDDFERAARQAVYGGDVRVALQTGVQEVVLAGGTHGRPLDLFLDGRLRVSGRDELRYHEALVHPAMTGPHARVLILGGGDGLAAREVLRHPGVDRVDVVELDEEVVRLARTDSALSALNKHAFGDPRVRVTTQDAFGWLRGAPPAAYDVVLSDLPDPGITASTKLYSQEFYGLARRVLAPGGRLVVHAGPVASSPRVYWTVDATLRAAGFRTAPYGTGGRRACFAVGPDHTPADRSRAPRDWGFVLAARTEPRPRLDPDGPRPHVLDDVSLAVGERAARGTRIAGLPASTLVHPRY